AGGGCTCGAAGCCCTCGCCATTGCGTCCGCATTCGGCCGCCCGCCCGCTCGCCGGGGCGAGCCCCAGCACGAACGCCAGAGCCGCGACGCCGAGCGCCGTAATCATTCGATTCTTCTGAGACATCTCGCGCTTTCCCATCTCTCGGGCGAAGCCCGCCGCGGCTCTTTAGTCCATGAGAGCGCGGCCGCAGCATGGCGACGCTTTCGCAAATCTCAAAAATATCGGGTCGAACTTTCGGCGCAGACTAGCTCGCGCCGGTTAGCGGGCCGTTGCCGAAGCGCGGCGAAATTTCGTTCTCATATTGTTCTTGCCGTGGCGAGACGCCGCGTCTACTATGGCGACGTCCGCGTTGGAGCGCTTTCTTTCTGCTCGGAGTCGGAGCTTTCGCCATGGTGGTCAGGGTCTCGACGGTCGCCTTCGAGGGGATCGAAGCCAAGCCGGTCGACGTTCAGGTCCAGATCGCCAGCGGCAATGTGGTGTTCACCCTGGTCGGCCTTCCCGACAAGGCGGTCGCCGAATCGCGGGAGCGGGTGCGGGCGGCGCTCGTCGCCTCCGGCCTCGCGCTGCCGGCCAAGCGCATCACCGTCAATCTGGCGCCGGCCGACATGCCCAAGGAGGGCAGCCATTACGATCTGCCGATCGCGCTCGGCGTGATGGCGGCGATCGGCGCCATCCCTTCGGACGCGCTGGACGGCTATACGGTGCTCGGCGAATTGGGGCTCGACGGCGCGATCGCGCCGGTCGCCGGCGTGCTGCCCGCGGCCGTCGCCGCCAATATGCGGGGCCATGGGCTCGTCTGTCCGCGCCAATGCGGGCCGGAGGCCGCCTGGGCGTCCAACGAGATGGAGGTGATCGCGCCGCGCTCGCTGATCCAGCTCGTCAACCATCTGAAGGGAACGCAGGTTCTCGCGCGGCCGGAGCCAGCGGTGCGCGCCGCCGCGGCGGACCTCCCGGACCTCGCCGACATCAAGGGCCAGGAGAGCGCCAAACGGGCGCTGGAGATCGCCGCCGCCGGCGGCCACAATCTCTTGATGAACGGCCCGCCCGGCGCCGGCAAATCCATGCTGGCGGCGCGGCTTCCCTCCATTCTGCCGCCGCTGTCGCCGCGCGAGCTGCTCGAAGTCTCGATGATCCATTCCGTCGCCGGCGAGATCGCGGGCGGCGAGCTCACCGATCGGCGCCCCTATCGCGCGCCGCACCATTCCGCCTCTATGGCGGCGCTGGTCGGAGGCGGCGCCCATGCGCGTCCGGGCGAGATTTCGCTCGCCCACAATGGCGTTCTGTTCCTCGACGAATTGCCGGAATTCCAAGCGCAGGCGCTCGACGGTCTGCGCCAGCCGCTGGAGACCGGCGAGGTCGCCGTCTCGCGCGCCAATCACCGCGCTGTCTATCCCGCCCGCTTCCAGCTCGTCGCGGCGATGAACCCGTGCCGTTGCGGCTATGCGCTCGAACCGGGCTTCGCCTGCCGCCGCCAGCCCAATGAACGCTGCCTCGCGCAATATCAGGCGCGGCTCTCCGGCCCGCTGATCGACCGTTTCGATCTGCGGATCGAGGTTCCCGCCGTGTCGGCGGCCGATCTCGTTTTGCCGCCGCCGGCCGAGGGCTCGGCCGAGGTCGCGGCGCGCGTCGCCGCGGCCCGCGACCGCCAGCGCCGGCGCTATGAAAAGCTCGGTCTCGCCGGCTCCACCACCAATGCGAGCGCTCCGGCGAGCGCGATCGACAAGGCCGCCGCGCTCGACGCCTCCGGGACGGCGCTGATCCGCGACGCCGCCGAACGCCTCGGGCTCTCGGCGCGCGGCTTTCACCGCGCGCTGAAGCTCGCCCGCACCATCGCCGATCTCGACAATTCGGACGCGATCGCGCGCCGCCATCTCGCCGAAGCTCTCGCCTATCGAGGCGGCTCCGCCGGAGCGCGCGCCGCCGCCTGAGCTCACGCCCTGCCGATCAATTCATACTTTTCTCGCGATTGTCGTGAAATAACCGCCTTCATCGAATGGTTTTGG
This genomic window from Methylosinus sp. H3A contains:
- a CDS encoding YifB family Mg chelatase-like AAA ATPase, which gives rise to MVVRVSTVAFEGIEAKPVDVQVQIASGNVVFTLVGLPDKAVAESRERVRAALVASGLALPAKRITVNLAPADMPKEGSHYDLPIALGVMAAIGAIPSDALDGYTVLGELGLDGAIAPVAGVLPAAVAANMRGHGLVCPRQCGPEAAWASNEMEVIAPRSLIQLVNHLKGTQVLARPEPAVRAAAADLPDLADIKGQESAKRALEIAAAGGHNLLMNGPPGAGKSMLAARLPSILPPLSPRELLEVSMIHSVAGEIAGGELTDRRPYRAPHHSASMAALVGGGAHARPGEISLAHNGVLFLDELPEFQAQALDGLRQPLETGEVAVSRANHRAVYPARFQLVAAMNPCRCGYALEPGFACRRQPNERCLAQYQARLSGPLIDRFDLRIEVPAVSAADLVLPPPAEGSAEVAARVAAARDRQRRRYEKLGLAGSTTNASAPASAIDKAAALDASGTALIRDAAERLGLSARGFHRALKLARTIADLDNSDAIARRHLAEALAYRGGSAGARAAA